One genomic segment of Hordeum vulgare subsp. vulgare chromosome 2H, MorexV3_pseudomolecules_assembly, whole genome shotgun sequence includes these proteins:
- the LOC123426757 gene encoding protein PSK SIMULATOR 1-like isoform X1, which translates to MDCNGCYMLKSRRSIGVADVEFDDPAGGITGLPDSVDLAHRQKVSGVWEAKVRDNMESTSRSFILSPKDDGFFISGSSKLHESTSEETFVSGKMATSQSTKDASGNNGTSKVSRTGSGLGAAGMAGYGRAVEILDTLGCLMTTLSPDGGFISRTTKGTQISILAFEVANTILKGASVMQSLSEDSVTYFKQVVLPSEGVQNLISSDMGELMRIVANDRREELKVFSQEIVRFGNRCKDPQWHNLDRYFVKLESESVPQKQLKETATVEMQKLMALVQRTTDLYHELHALDRFEQDYRCQLKGSESSNKIEKGENIQVVKLELKTQRSYVKNLKKRSLWSKTLEQVVEKLVDIVQYLHVEISVSYGTYDGSELSSAVSCQRLGPAGLALHYANTIIQIYSIVSRSGYVPANSRDALYQGLPPTVRLALPNKLRTSSMPREVIQLTIDQIRAMMERTLKWLVPMAINTTCARGFLRFSEWAKSGTERVGRGPGRPDVIETLYHADKAKTEAYILELVVWLHHLVSQSNRPANVKAQSM; encoded by the exons ATGGACTGCAACGGCTGCTACA TGTTGAAATCAAGAAGGAGTATTGGCGTCGCGGATGTTGAGTTCGATGATCCAGCGGGCGGCATCACCGGGTTACCTGACTCAGTAGACCTTGCACACAGACAGAAGGTCAGCGGTGTTTGGGAAGCTAAAGTCAGAGATAATATGGAGTCGACGAGCCGGTCCTTCATCTTGTCCCCCAAGGATGATGGTTTCTTTATTTCCGGGAGTAGTAAGCTGCACGAATCGACATCAGAAGAGACATTTGTGTCTGGGAAAATGGCGACATCTCAGTCGACGAAAGACGCATCTGGAAACAatggaacaagcaag GTTTCTAGAACAGGTTCAGGGCTTGGCGCGGCCGGCATGGCTGGGTATGGGAGAGCAGTGGAAATTCTAGACACACTAGGCTGCCTGATGACAACCTTGAGCCCGGATGGTGGTTTTATTTCTAGGACGACCAAAGGGACTCAGATATCAATTCTAGCTTTTGAGGTTGCTAACACAATACTGAAAGGCGCGAGTGTTATGCAATCTCTCTCCGAAGACTCTGTCACATACTTTAAACAGGTGGTGCTTCCCTCTGAAGGTGTGCAGAATTTGATTTCCAgtgatatgggcgagttgatgcgGATTGTAGCTAATGACAGAAG GGAAGAGCTGAAAGTATTTTCACAAGAGATTGTGAGGTTTGGCAACCGTTGTAAAGATCCCCAATGGCATAATCTGGACCGCTATTTTGTAAA ACTAGAATCAGAAAGTGTACCCCAGAAGCAGCTGAAAGAAACTGCCACAGTGGAGATGCAAAAGCTGATGGCTCTTGTTCAACGTACAACT GATTTGTATCATGAGCTGCATGCCTTAGATAGATTTGAGCAAGATTACCGCTGTCAACTAAAGGGAAGTGAAAGTTCAAATAAGATAGAAAAAG GAGAAAATATTCAAGTTGTGAAACTCGAGTTGAAGACCCAAAGAAGTTACGTGAAGAACTTGAAGAAAAGATCTCTGTGGTCAAAGACATTGGAACAA GTTGTTGAGAAGCTTGTTGACATTGTGCAATATTTACATGTTGAGATCAGTGTCTCATATGGAACTTATG ATGGAAGTGAATTGAGTTCTGCTGTGAGCTGTCAGAGACTAGGACCTGCCGGACTTGCGTTGCACTATGCAAACACTATCATACAGATCTATAGCATT GTTTCTCGGTCAGGGTATGTACCTGCAAATTCAAGAGACGCCCTTTACCAAGGATTGCCACCAACGGTCAGGTTGGCTCTGCCAAATAAATTAAGAACTTCCTCAATGCCTCGGGAGGTAATAcag CTCACAATTGATCAGATAAGGGCAATGATGGAGAGAACTCTGAAATGGCTTGTTCCGATGGCCATCAATACCACCTG TGCCCGAGGCTTCTTGCGGTTTAGTGAATGGGCAAAATCAGG GACCGAGCGGGTTGGAAGAGGACCAGGTCGACCGGACGTGATCGAGACGCTCTACCACGCCGACAAGGCAAAGACAGAGGCTTACATACTTGAGTTGGTCGTGTGGCTTCACCACCTTGTCAGCCAGAGCAACCGGCCGGCAAATGTTAAAGCCCAGTCCATGTAA
- the LOC123426757 gene encoding protein PSK SIMULATOR 1-like isoform X2, with protein sequence MDCNGCYMLKSRRSIGVADVEFDDPAGGITGLPDSVDLAHRQKVSGVWEAKVRDNMESTSRSFILSPKDDGFFISGSSKLHESTSEETFVSGKMATSQSTKDASGNNGTSKVSRTGSGLGAAGMAGYGRAVEILDTLGCLMTTLSPDGGFISRTTKGTQISILAFEVANTILKGASVMQSLSEDSVTYFKQVVLPSEGVQNLISSDMGELMRIVANDRREELKVFSQEIVRFGNRCKDPQWHNLDRYFVKLESESVPQKQLKETATVEMQKLMALVQRTTDLYHELHALDRFEQDYRCQLKGSESSNKIEKGENIQVVKLELKTQRSYVKNLKKRSLWSKTLEQVVEKLVDIVQYLHVEISVSYGTYDGSELSSAVSCQRLGPAGLALHYANTIIQIYSIVSRSGYVPANSRDALYQGLPPTVRLALPNKLRTSSMPRELTIDQIRAMMERTLKWLVPMAINTTCARGFLRFSEWAKSGTERVGRGPGRPDVIETLYHADKAKTEAYILELVVWLHHLVSQSNRPANVKAQSM encoded by the exons ATGGACTGCAACGGCTGCTACA TGTTGAAATCAAGAAGGAGTATTGGCGTCGCGGATGTTGAGTTCGATGATCCAGCGGGCGGCATCACCGGGTTACCTGACTCAGTAGACCTTGCACACAGACAGAAGGTCAGCGGTGTTTGGGAAGCTAAAGTCAGAGATAATATGGAGTCGACGAGCCGGTCCTTCATCTTGTCCCCCAAGGATGATGGTTTCTTTATTTCCGGGAGTAGTAAGCTGCACGAATCGACATCAGAAGAGACATTTGTGTCTGGGAAAATGGCGACATCTCAGTCGACGAAAGACGCATCTGGAAACAatggaacaagcaag GTTTCTAGAACAGGTTCAGGGCTTGGCGCGGCCGGCATGGCTGGGTATGGGAGAGCAGTGGAAATTCTAGACACACTAGGCTGCCTGATGACAACCTTGAGCCCGGATGGTGGTTTTATTTCTAGGACGACCAAAGGGACTCAGATATCAATTCTAGCTTTTGAGGTTGCTAACACAATACTGAAAGGCGCGAGTGTTATGCAATCTCTCTCCGAAGACTCTGTCACATACTTTAAACAGGTGGTGCTTCCCTCTGAAGGTGTGCAGAATTTGATTTCCAgtgatatgggcgagttgatgcgGATTGTAGCTAATGACAGAAG GGAAGAGCTGAAAGTATTTTCACAAGAGATTGTGAGGTTTGGCAACCGTTGTAAAGATCCCCAATGGCATAATCTGGACCGCTATTTTGTAAA ACTAGAATCAGAAAGTGTACCCCAGAAGCAGCTGAAAGAAACTGCCACAGTGGAGATGCAAAAGCTGATGGCTCTTGTTCAACGTACAACT GATTTGTATCATGAGCTGCATGCCTTAGATAGATTTGAGCAAGATTACCGCTGTCAACTAAAGGGAAGTGAAAGTTCAAATAAGATAGAAAAAG GAGAAAATATTCAAGTTGTGAAACTCGAGTTGAAGACCCAAAGAAGTTACGTGAAGAACTTGAAGAAAAGATCTCTGTGGTCAAAGACATTGGAACAA GTTGTTGAGAAGCTTGTTGACATTGTGCAATATTTACATGTTGAGATCAGTGTCTCATATGGAACTTATG ATGGAAGTGAATTGAGTTCTGCTGTGAGCTGTCAGAGACTAGGACCTGCCGGACTTGCGTTGCACTATGCAAACACTATCATACAGATCTATAGCATT GTTTCTCGGTCAGGGTATGTACCTGCAAATTCAAGAGACGCCCTTTACCAAGGATTGCCACCAACGGTCAGGTTGGCTCTGCCAAATAAATTAAGAACTTCCTCAATGCCTCGGGAG CTCACAATTGATCAGATAAGGGCAATGATGGAGAGAACTCTGAAATGGCTTGTTCCGATGGCCATCAATACCACCTG TGCCCGAGGCTTCTTGCGGTTTAGTGAATGGGCAAAATCAGG GACCGAGCGGGTTGGAAGAGGACCAGGTCGACCGGACGTGATCGAGACGCTCTACCACGCCGACAAGGCAAAGACAGAGGCTTACATACTTGAGTTGGTCGTGTGGCTTCACCACCTTGTCAGCCAGAGCAACCGGCCGGCAAATGTTAAAGCCCAGTCCATGTAA